The following is a genomic window from Candidatus Dormiibacterota bacterium.
ATGCGGCGATCGCCGTTGCGCACGACGGAGAAGGTGCGCGTAAAATCGGCGAGTGAGAGTCCCGACGCAAAGCGCGCGCTTCCCGACGTGGGCAGGACGTGGTTCGTTCCCGCAAGATAGTCGCCGCATGCGACAGGCGTTTGCGCGCCGACGAAGACCGCGCCCACATGACGTACGCGCGCAAGCACCGGCTCGGGTTCGCGCATCTGTAGGGCGAGGTGCTCGGGCGCGAAGCGCTCGATCGTCGCACACAACTCGTCGAAGTGCGCTGCGTGAATGAGACGGCAGCGCGACGCTAGCACCCGCGCGACGATCTCGGCGCGCGGCATGCCTGCGACATCGTATCGCTCGAGCACGCCGGCGACGGATTCGAGGATCTCGCGCGACTCCGAGAGCGCTGCGACGCGGGCAAGAGGATCGTGCTCCGCTTGCGCGAGCAGTTCCCCGGCGATCTCTTTTGGCTGGGCGTAAGCGTCGGCGACGACCAGCACTTCCGACGGGCCGGCGGAGCCGTCGATGCCGCAGACGCCGGCCACTTGACGCTTTGCCTCCGTCACCCAAACGTTGCCCGGACCGACGATCTTGTCGACCGGCGCGATCGAATCGGTTCCGTAGGCGACCGCAGCGATCGCATGCGCGCCGCCCACGGCGTATAACTCGTCGGCTTCGCACAGC
Proteins encoded in this region:
- the hisD gene encoding histidinol dehydrogenase translates to MTRLAIVEASDPALRPFFKAGWEPSPEISAAVSSIVADVRERGDAALLDYARRWDDPAFDLRALRVPIPMQGQARSLVAPEVANALAIAKERVARFHERQRRKDIAYEESDGTRYAFVTRPLDAVAAYVPGGSAPLPSTAVMTVVPAKLAGVSRVVVLTPPQGNGRVDAGILYACALCEADELYAVGGAHAIAAVAYGTDSIAPVDKIVGPGNVWVTEAKRQVAGVCGIDGSAGPSEVLVVADAYAQPKEIAGELLAQAEHDPLARVAALSESREILESVAGVLERYDVAGMPRAEIVARVLASRCRLIHAAHFDELCATIERFAPEHLALQMREPEPVLARVRHVGAVFVGAQTPVACGDYLAGTNHVLPTSGSARFASGLSLADFTRTFSVVRNGDRRIRQDAPAIATLAEYEGLAQHAKGVRERAQREPE